The Zobellia alginiliquefaciens genome contains a region encoding:
- a CDS encoding sulfatase-like hydrolase/transferase has protein sequence MPNLKTVFQLVTAIICAAAFSSCMGQQKKEKPEETAPTKKKPNIIYILTDDLGFGDVGAFFQNQRKEKNDRSEPWALTPQLDKMASEGAMLTHHYTAAPVCAPSRSSLLLGVSQGHANVRDGQFDKALADNHTLGNVMQRAGYKTAAIGKWGLQGSSRWSKNGDSWPAHPNNRGFDYYYGYMRHRDGHEHYPVEGVYRGRKEVYENKKEVSEGLDKCYTGDLWSAVAKKWIVEQVKDKAEQEPFFMYLAFDTPHAVLELATQAYPEGGGLNGGLQWLGKPGNMINTASGEVDSYIHPDYANVTYDHDKNPSTPEVAWPDVYKRYASSTRRIDNEVGDLLQLLKDLNIDKNTLVVFNSDNGPSIESYLPDEEYEANFFNSFGPFDGIKRDVLEGGERTPLIARWPSKIPEGQVITSPSIAYDWLPTFTEAAGYPAPVNTDGVSLLPSLTGKGEQKESLIYVEYNQGRKTPEYEEFSTNNRGRERKQMQMMREGDIVGIRYNIKGADDDFELYNILDDTHQSKNLASHPDMAVLQLQMKERVLQIRMPDTTAARPYDHAMVPSISIPDVVKGLKWTSFESHSPWLPKVDDLKPLSSGKSSTPTLKEMEEKGTIFLFEGFIKVPTDGRYTFHLTATSNAFIRIHEASVIDADYGFDTGSTKEGSMNLKAGFHPIRVYCKKSNTGKNNIKLEWSGPSVAKEKIPESAFYSMN, from the coding sequence ATGCCCAATTTAAAAACCGTATTCCAACTTGTGACGGCCATCATATGTGCGGCTGCCTTCTCTTCTTGCATGGGGCAACAGAAAAAGGAAAAACCAGAAGAAACTGCTCCAACCAAAAAGAAACCCAACATCATCTATATTCTCACCGATGATTTGGGCTTTGGAGATGTTGGCGCATTTTTTCAAAACCAAAGGAAAGAAAAAAATGACCGTAGCGAACCTTGGGCACTAACCCCGCAATTAGACAAAATGGCTTCTGAGGGTGCGATGCTCACCCATCATTATACCGCTGCTCCCGTGTGTGCACCTTCACGTTCATCGTTATTGTTAGGGGTAAGTCAAGGCCACGCTAACGTTCGTGATGGGCAGTTTGATAAGGCTTTAGCAGATAATCATACTTTGGGCAACGTTATGCAGCGTGCAGGATACAAGACAGCCGCAATTGGCAAGTGGGGTTTACAAGGGTCTAGCCGCTGGTCTAAAAATGGAGATTCTTGGCCGGCACATCCAAACAATAGAGGTTTTGACTATTACTACGGATATATGCGCCACAGAGATGGGCATGAACACTACCCTGTTGAAGGCGTTTACCGAGGCAGAAAAGAAGTTTACGAAAATAAAAAAGAAGTAAGTGAAGGGCTGGATAAATGCTATACCGGGGATTTATGGTCGGCCGTTGCCAAAAAATGGATTGTAGAACAGGTGAAGGACAAAGCGGAGCAGGAGCCTTTTTTCATGTATTTGGCATTCGATACACCCCATGCCGTTTTAGAGCTCGCCACACAAGCTTATCCTGAAGGAGGTGGCCTGAACGGTGGATTACAATGGTTGGGCAAACCAGGTAACATGATAAACACAGCTTCAGGTGAAGTTGATTCGTACATTCACCCTGATTATGCCAATGTTACCTACGACCATGATAAAAATCCGAGTACTCCGGAAGTCGCCTGGCCAGATGTATACAAGCGATACGCAAGTAGCACACGACGGATCGATAACGAAGTGGGCGATTTACTGCAACTGTTGAAAGACCTTAATATTGACAAAAATACACTGGTCGTTTTCAATTCGGACAATGGCCCGTCTATTGAGTCCTATTTGCCCGATGAAGAATACGAAGCAAATTTTTTCAATAGTTTCGGGCCGTTCGATGGAATAAAAAGAGATGTTCTTGAAGGCGGAGAACGTACCCCTTTAATTGCGCGTTGGCCATCCAAAATTCCAGAGGGGCAGGTTATTACTTCACCTAGTATTGCCTATGATTGGCTACCCACATTTACGGAGGCTGCAGGTTATCCCGCTCCCGTGAATACTGACGGTGTTTCACTTTTACCAAGCTTAACAGGTAAGGGTGAGCAAAAGGAAAGCCTAATATATGTTGAATATAACCAGGGTAGAAAAACTCCCGAATACGAAGAATTTTCGACCAACAATCGCGGAAGAGAAAGAAAGCAGATGCAAATGATGCGCGAAGGCGACATCGTAGGTATACGTTACAATATCAAAGGAGCAGACGACGACTTTGAATTATACAATATTTTAGATGACACGCATCAAAGCAAAAACTTGGCAAGCCACCCTGATATGGCAGTTCTTCAATTGCAGATGAAAGAACGTGTACTTCAAATACGGATGCCCGACACTACCGCTGCAAGGCCATATGACCATGCTATGGTTCCTTCAATTTCTATACCTGATGTAGTCAAAGGGCTAAAATGGACGTCTTTTGAGAGCCATTCACCTTGGTTGCCAAAAGTAGATGACTTGAAACCCCTTTCCAGCGGAAAATCTAGCACACCTACACTGAAGGAGATGGAAGAAAAAGGCACTATTTTTCTATTTGAGGGTTTTATAAAAGTTCCTACAGACGGCAGATACACCTTTCATTTAACCGCTACGAGCAACGCCTTTATTCGTATTCATGAAGCGAGTGTTATAGATGCCGATTATGGTTTTGACACCGGCTCAACTAAGGAAGGATCTATGAACCTAAAAGCCGGTTTCCATCCTATTAGAGTGTATTGTAAAAAGAGTAATACAGGTAAAAACAATATAAAACTTGAATGGAGCGGACCATCCGTAGCGAAAGAAAAAATTCCGGAATCCGCATTTTATTCGATGAATTGA
- a CDS encoding sulfatase — translation MKKFFLLIFLVSSIFKGSAQDQPNIVLLFVDDWGWADVGFRNSKFHTPNIDQLKKEGFNFNRAYIATPTCSPSRASLLTGKEPVRFQMVRHIIDDKEKAAKNNVEGGKFNLWPTDPVQMPSINFLPLEEVTYAERLKEFGYYNMFIGKWHLGKEKYHPVHQGFDAQYGTGNHGHPGNYYAPFFRTGNPLPNIEEGYYLTDVLTNGAEKFISEYEKDQPFMLSLWYYNVHGPHVGRKDWVERYKKEGLTGKDAQYAAMVSAMDESVGKVRKALDEKGIADNTVVILLSDQGGYFSNAPLSGGKTGGNTLGEGGARVPFIIRYPGVTMPGISCDVPVQSVDVFPTLVEIASGKKPKTKDIQGKSLMPLLQGKKFKERNLFFFRSYEDQYTAIMSGDWKMVKYHSGRHDLFNIKQDKSESKDLIDIETDQAKKMKKQLEKWEKEAVPEF, via the coding sequence ATGAAAAAATTCTTCCTTTTAATATTTCTCGTTAGCAGTATTTTTAAGGGTTCGGCACAAGACCAACCTAATATTGTGTTGCTCTTTGTTGATGACTGGGGCTGGGCCGATGTCGGTTTTAGAAATTCTAAATTCCACACCCCTAATATTGACCAATTGAAGAAAGAAGGTTTCAATTTTAACCGTGCCTATATCGCAACGCCAACCTGCAGTCCCAGCAGGGCATCACTTTTGACCGGTAAAGAGCCGGTACGTTTTCAAATGGTACGCCATATCATTGATGACAAAGAAAAAGCAGCAAAAAATAACGTAGAAGGCGGAAAGTTCAACTTATGGCCCACGGACCCTGTTCAAATGCCTTCTATAAATTTCCTTCCATTAGAAGAGGTAACCTATGCGGAACGTCTTAAAGAATTTGGCTATTACAATATGTTCATAGGAAAATGGCATTTAGGGAAAGAAAAATACCATCCGGTACATCAAGGTTTTGACGCTCAATATGGAACAGGTAATCATGGTCATCCAGGTAATTATTATGCACCTTTTTTTAGAACTGGAAACCCTTTACCCAATATTGAAGAAGGCTATTACCTAACCGATGTGCTAACGAACGGAGCTGAAAAATTCATCTCCGAATACGAAAAGGACCAACCTTTTATGCTGTCACTATGGTACTATAATGTACATGGGCCACACGTGGGCCGAAAAGATTGGGTGGAGCGTTATAAAAAAGAAGGGCTTACCGGTAAAGACGCCCAGTATGCCGCCATGGTAAGTGCCATGGACGAATCCGTAGGAAAAGTAAGAAAGGCCTTAGATGAAAAAGGGATTGCCGATAACACTGTTGTAATTCTGCTCTCTGACCAAGGTGGCTATTTCAGTAATGCCCCATTATCCGGTGGCAAAACAGGTGGAAACACTTTAGGTGAAGGCGGTGCAAGAGTCCCTTTCATAATTCGATATCCTGGGGTGACCATGCCCGGTATTTCTTGTGATGTACCGGTCCAATCTGTTGATGTTTTCCCAACTCTGGTAGAAATCGCTTCCGGCAAAAAGCCAAAAACAAAAGACATTCAAGGTAAAAGCCTAATGCCCCTACTCCAAGGTAAAAAATTCAAAGAACGCAACCTGTTTTTCTTCCGAAGTTATGAAGACCAATATACCGCTATCATGAGCGGCGACTGGAAAATGGTAAAATACCACAGTGGACGTCATGATCTTTTCAATATTAAACAGGATAAAAGCGAATCTAAAGACCTTATTGATATAGAGACCGACCAAGCCAAGAAAATGAAGAAACAGCTTGAAAAATGGGAGAAAGAAGCGGTTCCCGAATTTTAG
- a CDS encoding sulfatase-like hydrolase/transferase: MKNLIVTVTLILFSFLTFAQEKPNIIWLMAEDISIDLECYGMKGVKTPNLNKMAKEGVKFENCFVTNPICSPSRSAMLTGTHQVKINAHHHRSNRDVPLDPQFKPFTYWLREAGYTTILGHHGVMGKGRKIDANFKHEPLGPWNGKTQFGIFDKYDTFEKEDQPFFAQIQLVASHRGDWWDEVRENSKHPVNPADVELPKFMADDPIIRLDWAKYLDQIEFLDNEVGMIFQELEDKGMADNTVVIFIGDNGRCNIRGKGYLQDPGLHIPLIVYYPKDLKAGQIRKDVVSATDITATVLDFADVKVPEYMTGKPMFDKNFKREYVYGARDLWDEVEEKSRAITSGDWKYIRNDMPEVPFDAQQAYLEFYRPAVHRMRTLKEEGKLNENEKLFFAPNKDKEELYDLKNDPQELNNLAENPKYTELLQKMREKTMDFDEEMKPVSSAYNPVHPISVDVLKWVKEERPEDYQRMLDGEEIGFKKAVQGYKESLK, from the coding sequence ATGAAGAACTTAATAGTAACGGTCACGCTCATACTTTTCAGCTTTTTGACTTTCGCCCAAGAAAAGCCAAATATCATCTGGCTAATGGCCGAAGACATAAGTATAGACCTGGAGTGCTACGGCATGAAAGGTGTAAAAACCCCCAACCTGAACAAAATGGCGAAAGAGGGCGTAAAATTTGAAAACTGCTTTGTAACCAATCCCATTTGCTCTCCTAGTCGCTCTGCAATGTTGACAGGTACGCATCAAGTAAAAATAAATGCACATCATCATAGAAGCAATAGAGATGTTCCTTTAGACCCGCAGTTTAAACCTTTTACTTATTGGTTGCGAGAAGCGGGGTACACGACTATTTTAGGTCATCATGGCGTCATGGGAAAAGGCCGTAAAATAGACGCGAATTTCAAGCATGAACCGTTAGGTCCTTGGAACGGCAAAACCCAATTCGGGATTTTTGACAAATATGATACGTTTGAAAAGGAAGACCAACCGTTCTTCGCCCAAATTCAATTGGTTGCCAGCCATAGAGGCGATTGGTGGGACGAGGTTCGAGAAAACTCAAAACACCCTGTTAACCCTGCCGATGTGGAACTCCCAAAATTCATGGCCGATGACCCCATAATTCGTTTGGACTGGGCAAAATATCTAGACCAAATAGAATTTTTGGACAATGAGGTAGGAATGATTTTTCAAGAATTGGAAGATAAGGGAATGGCCGACAATACTGTTGTTATCTTTATTGGGGATAACGGCCGGTGCAATATTCGTGGAAAAGGATACCTACAAGATCCAGGGTTGCACATACCACTTATCGTTTATTACCCAAAAGATTTAAAAGCAGGCCAGATTAGGAAAGATGTAGTTTCAGCTACGGATATTACGGCAACAGTATTAGATTTTGCCGATGTAAAAGTTCCTGAATACATGACCGGAAAACCAATGTTCGACAAAAATTTTAAGCGTGAATACGTTTATGGAGCCAGAGACCTTTGGGATGAAGTAGAAGAAAAGTCACGCGCCATTACTTCTGGTGACTGGAAGTACATTCGTAACGACATGCCCGAAGTACCTTTTGATGCCCAACAAGCCTACTTGGAATTCTATCGCCCAGCGGTTCATAGAATGCGTACACTAAAAGAAGAGGGCAAACTAAACGAGAACGAAAAATTGTTCTTTGCCCCCAACAAAGACAAGGAGGAACTCTACGACCTTAAAAATGACCCGCAAGAATTGAACAACTTGGCCGAGAACCCCAAGTATACGGAGTTGCTTCAGAAAATGCGAGAAAAGACAATGGATTTCGACGAAGAAATGAAACCTGTAAGCTCCGCATATAACCCGGTACATCCTATTTCTGTTGATGTCCTGAAATGGGTAAAAGAAGAAAGACCTGAAGATTACCAAAGAATGCTAGATGGAGAGGAAATTGGTTTTAAAAAAGCCGTTCAAGGCTATAAAGAAAGCCTTAAATAA
- a CDS encoding outer membrane beta-barrel protein: MMHCLRKNIFTNVFFFLCFYLLQGQSVDAISGKVVSEGTEPLEAVAVVLLSTKDSTYVDYTITDINGDFKITEAQKGNYILNISSLGYIPLYKNIMYTGASLDFGNLKLLEDTYELEGVTLTAVVSVQIKQDTIAFNTNSFKVDPDDNLEELLNKIPGMEVDSDGKVNAQGNEVTKIMIDGKEFFGGDPSIVLKNLSADAIANVEIIDKKSDESELTGVADGNKEVVINFSLKESKKNNGFGKVSAGAGLDNRYFGNLNYNKFTSKTQFSVIGKINNINITGSNIQDFLKNADGVDGDGDNAEEEQNSAQKTKSLSGYLNTGVAGLNIGHEFKEKQSLNGDYFYNYSKNDGTSVSKRITFSNANNFDYVAENEYINTKDNHNVNLDYKNKSNPNNSFIVKGQLISDDIKSYSNRMGRYFKEEELSTKNDNLSNVNRNRKRANLGMNFYQKLRKKGRSLATGLKTSFNSSTMQNNQNTFITRRVNTAKESVRELNTIRDQKLNTSITNFNFKYTEPLGSNHYIKIESYMGYKVDRENVYQNKVTLNTENKEELLKYDYDHNENNYQTRLAHSFTTGKINTYAAMELQDVVRSFGVVKERVAVTNQLFVNPMATVQYIPKRGQKYRLNYKKNIRRPRPNESSTVINDLNPFSIRKGNPDLVAEKMDAFTISAIVHDFKSSFSFNTRVQFQYSKDAIIKSVDVDDDYVRTLSYENNGIKRRLNATLGFSQRIKSLGVRYSIRNRNFFNTNNAIINFQLNEVTSKDFLFSATLENNNKSLVDLKAGATYSGNNTSFSIERDLDRKYTKQQYFSMLDCDLTKKVNFNTQFDYFIYTDNAFASNENIPLWNATVSYAFSKQKSHVLKLLFIDLLDKNIDIYRRSTTNYFEETTSESLGRYFIVSYMHKLNSRPRKG; encoded by the coding sequence ATGATGCATTGTCTACGGAAGAATATTTTTACAAATGTGTTTTTCTTTTTATGTTTTTATTTATTACAAGGGCAATCTGTGGATGCTATTTCAGGAAAAGTGGTTTCAGAAGGTACGGAACCTTTGGAAGCTGTTGCGGTAGTCTTGTTGAGTACAAAGGACTCTACCTATGTGGATTATACCATTACGGATATAAATGGAGATTTTAAAATTACCGAGGCTCAGAAAGGTAATTACATTTTGAATATTTCTTCGTTAGGGTATATCCCCTTATACAAAAACATTATGTACACCGGAGCATCCCTAGATTTTGGAAACTTAAAGCTCTTAGAGGATACGTATGAATTGGAAGGGGTTACCCTAACCGCTGTAGTGTCAGTACAGATAAAACAAGATACCATAGCGTTCAATACCAACTCTTTTAAAGTTGATCCAGATGATAACTTAGAAGAGTTGTTGAATAAGATTCCGGGTATGGAAGTAGATTCTGACGGAAAAGTAAATGCACAGGGCAACGAGGTGACAAAAATTATGATTGATGGGAAAGAATTTTTTGGAGGAGACCCCTCCATAGTATTAAAAAACCTATCGGCAGATGCTATTGCAAACGTAGAGATCATTGACAAGAAGAGCGATGAATCTGAACTAACGGGCGTGGCGGACGGAAACAAAGAAGTGGTCATTAATTTTTCGTTGAAAGAATCCAAAAAGAATAACGGCTTCGGCAAGGTGTCTGCGGGAGCTGGACTTGATAATAGATATTTTGGTAATCTCAATTACAATAAATTTACTTCTAAAACTCAATTTTCTGTTATCGGTAAGATAAATAACATCAATATTACCGGCTCAAATATTCAAGATTTTTTAAAGAATGCAGATGGTGTGGACGGCGATGGTGATAATGCAGAAGAGGAACAAAATTCGGCCCAAAAAACAAAAAGTTTAAGCGGATATCTAAATACAGGGGTGGCAGGGTTGAATATAGGTCATGAGTTTAAAGAAAAACAGTCTTTAAACGGAGATTATTTCTATAACTATTCTAAAAATGATGGTACTTCAGTGTCAAAACGAATCACTTTTTCCAATGCCAATAATTTCGATTACGTAGCAGAGAATGAATACATCAATACCAAAGACAACCATAATGTAAACCTGGATTACAAGAATAAATCTAACCCCAACAATAGTTTTATTGTAAAAGGGCAATTAATTTCTGATGATATAAAAAGCTACTCTAATCGTATGGGGCGCTATTTTAAGGAAGAAGAACTGAGTACCAAAAATGACAATCTCTCTAATGTGAACAGAAATAGAAAGCGGGCCAATCTGGGAATGAACTTTTACCAAAAACTAAGAAAAAAGGGTAGGAGCTTGGCTACCGGACTTAAGACTTCTTTTAATAGTTCAACCATGCAAAACAACCAAAACACTTTCATAACCAGGCGGGTGAATACAGCTAAGGAGTCAGTTAGGGAACTCAATACCATTCGTGATCAGAAACTGAATACTTCTATTACAAACTTTAATTTTAAGTATACGGAACCCTTGGGAAGCAATCATTACATAAAGATTGAGTCTTACATGGGATATAAAGTTGATAGGGAAAATGTTTATCAAAACAAGGTAACGTTGAACACCGAAAACAAAGAAGAACTTCTGAAATACGATTACGACCATAACGAAAATAATTATCAGACCCGTTTGGCACATAGCTTTACTACGGGAAAAATAAATACCTATGCCGCAATGGAATTGCAGGACGTTGTACGGTCGTTTGGTGTGGTGAAAGAAAGAGTTGCAGTTACAAATCAGTTGTTCGTTAATCCCATGGCAACTGTACAATATATCCCGAAAAGAGGGCAGAAATACAGGTTGAATTATAAAAAGAATATCCGAAGACCAAGACCTAATGAGAGTTCTACCGTGATAAACGATTTAAATCCGTTTTCTATCAGAAAGGGAAACCCGGACTTGGTGGCCGAGAAGATGGATGCATTTACTATATCTGCCATTGTCCATGATTTTAAATCATCTTTTAGTTTTAATACCCGAGTTCAGTTTCAGTATTCAAAAGACGCTATTATTAAAAGTGTTGATGTAGATGATGATTACGTTAGAACATTGAGCTACGAAAATAATGGTATTAAACGTAGGCTGAATGCAACACTAGGTTTTAGTCAGAGAATAAAAAGTCTGGGTGTGCGCTATTCCATTCGTAACCGAAACTTTTTTAATACTAACAATGCGATTATCAATTTTCAGCTTAATGAGGTCACTTCAAAGGATTTTCTTTTCAGTGCTACACTTGAGAACAACAATAAAAGTCTGGTTGATTTAAAAGCTGGAGCTACGTATAGTGGGAACAATACCTCATTTTCAATTGAGCGTGATTTGGATAGAAAGTATACCAAACAGCAATACTTTTCAATGCTTGATTGTGATTTGACCAAAAAGGTGAACTTCAATACACAGTTCGATTATTTTATTTATACAGATAATGCCTTTGCTTCTAATGAGAATATTCCGCTTTGGAATGCCACGGTATCCTATGCATTTTCCAAACAGAAAAGTCACGTTCTAAAGCTGTTGTTTATTGATCTATTGGATAAAAATATTGATATCTACAGACGTAGTACCACTAATTACTTTGAGGAGACCACTTCCGAAAGTCTGGGGCGTTACTTTATTGTGAGTTATATGCACAAACTTAATAGTAGACCAAGAAAAGGGTAA
- a CDS encoding arylsulfatase produces the protein MRLRFAANVSFLFAIVLLLSLGSCKEEVKTVTKTEPKKVQKPNIIYILADDLGYGDLSSYGQKKIETPRIDELATRGIKLTQHYSGAPVCAPARSSLMTGQHTGHTPIRGNKELAGEGQTALPGNSVTIAELMKKAGYTTGAFGKWGLGFVGTEGDPVAQGFDEFYGYNCQRMAHRYYPTHLWHNEEKILLEGNDWTNTETYAPDKIQEATLEFIDKNKEKPFFAYVPFVLPHAELISPKDSIFDKFKEKFEETPYTAENDFTSDYGPDIVHMEYAPQLKPHAAFASMVYRMDVYVGQILDKLDELGIADNTIVMFASDNGPHAEGGADPDFFNSAGGLKGIKRDLYEGGIRSPFIVTWPNKIKAGTTSDHVSAFWDVMPTLGEITKVDVPASSDGISFLPTLLGQDGQKKHEHLYWEFPIQQGRKAVRKGDWKGVVYNFNKKPQGIFELYNLADDEAETKNIADQHPEIVKEMRQIMETESEASELFPFK, from the coding sequence ATGAGATTACGCTTTGCCGCTAACGTATCATTTCTATTTGCCATTGTCCTGCTTTTATCTTTAGGCTCTTGCAAAGAAGAAGTAAAAACAGTAACCAAAACGGAACCAAAAAAGGTACAAAAGCCCAACATCATCTATATTTTAGCGGATGACCTTGGTTATGGCGATTTAAGTTCCTACGGTCAGAAAAAAATTGAAACGCCCCGTATTGATGAATTGGCTACGAGAGGGATAAAATTAACCCAACATTATAGTGGCGCACCAGTTTGTGCACCAGCAAGATCATCTCTCATGACGGGACAGCATACCGGTCATACCCCAATTAGAGGTAATAAAGAGCTGGCAGGGGAAGGGCAAACAGCTTTACCGGGCAATTCAGTAACTATTGCCGAATTGATGAAAAAAGCAGGCTATACCACAGGAGCCTTTGGGAAATGGGGATTAGGTTTTGTTGGTACGGAAGGGGACCCCGTAGCACAAGGTTTTGATGAGTTCTATGGATATAATTGCCAACGTATGGCGCATAGATACTACCCCACTCACTTATGGCACAATGAAGAAAAGATACTTCTGGAAGGTAACGACTGGACAAATACCGAAACCTATGCACCTGACAAAATCCAAGAAGCTACATTAGAATTTATAGACAAGAATAAAGAGAAGCCATTTTTTGCCTACGTTCCTTTTGTGCTTCCTCATGCAGAGCTTATTTCCCCCAAAGATTCCATATTTGATAAGTTTAAGGAAAAATTTGAGGAAACACCCTATACGGCCGAAAACGATTTTACCTCGGACTACGGTCCTGATATCGTTCACATGGAATATGCCCCACAACTTAAGCCACATGCCGCATTTGCTTCCATGGTCTATCGTATGGATGTGTATGTGGGGCAAATTTTAGACAAGCTAGATGAATTAGGTATTGCAGATAATACCATTGTTATGTTCGCAAGCGATAACGGCCCACACGCAGAAGGTGGTGCAGACCCTGATTTTTTTAATAGTGCAGGAGGTTTAAAAGGAATTAAAAGAGACCTGTACGAAGGTGGCATTCGCTCCCCTTTTATCGTTACGTGGCCCAATAAAATTAAAGCCGGAACAACTTCTGACCACGTTTCCGCATTTTGGGATGTCATGCCCACTCTTGGCGAAATTACTAAAGTAGATGTTCCTGCGAGCAGTGATGGTATTTCGTTTTTGCCTACACTTCTGGGTCAAGACGGTCAAAAGAAACATGAACATCTGTATTGGGAATTCCCAATTCAGCAAGGTAGAAAAGCGGTGCGCAAAGGAGATTGGAAAGGTGTTGTTTATAATTTCAATAAAAAACCTCAAGGTATATTCGAGCTTTACAATCTAGCCGATGACGAAGCTGAAACTAAAAATATAGCCGACCAGCACCCAGAAATAGTTAAAGAAATGAGGCAAATCATGGAAACCGAAAGTGAGGCGTCAGAACTATTCCCTTTTAAATAA